The Fretibacterium sp. OH1220_COT-178 genome includes a region encoding these proteins:
- the amrB gene encoding AmmeMemoRadiSam system protein B — protein MLRCPMRFLLALLIIASPRWACAQGPNPVVGAIAPHHNVAGALIDRLYERLREQVPAPERVVLIGPDHFMRARQNLVFCASDWRTPSGLLRADAEGALRLRGSALRQDDVPRRDHGITEHIPRIRKYFGDVPVLPIVVRSPATDLQVLRVRKTLEALLRDRGGVVILSMDLSHYKPRAESDAEDDRSLAAIRAFRLRELNRLDVDCPRGARLFLTLLQSLGVTRSELLERSNSSDFLANADRTTGHATVLFSKGTAVPAAE, from the coding sequence ATGTTGCGTTGTCCCATGCGTTTCCTGTTGGCCCTCCTCATCATCGCCTCGCCCCGCTGGGCCTGTGCCCAGGGGCCGAACCCCGTCGTCGGGGCCATCGCCCCCCATCACAACGTGGCGGGGGCCCTCATCGACCGCCTTTACGAACGGCTTCGGGAACAGGTTCCGGCCCCGGAACGCGTGGTCCTGATCGGGCCCGACCACTTCATGAGGGCGCGCCAAAACCTCGTGTTCTGCGCCTCGGACTGGCGGACTCCGTCGGGCCTCCTGCGCGCCGACGCGGAGGGCGCCCTGAGGCTCCGGGGCTCCGCTCTGCGCCAGGACGACGTTCCCCGGCGCGACCACGGCATCACCGAGCACATCCCGCGCATCCGGAAGTACTTCGGCGACGTCCCGGTTCTGCCGATCGTCGTGAGGTCCCCCGCGACGGACCTGCAGGTTCTGCGCGTCCGCAAAACCCTGGAGGCGCTTCTCCGGGACCGGGGCGGCGTGGTGATCCTGAGCATGGACCTCTCCCACTACAAGCCCCGGGCGGAGTCCGACGCCGAGGACGACCGCAGCCTCGCCGCGATACGCGCGTTTCGGCTGCGCGAACTCAACCGCCTGGACGTGGACTGTCCGCGGGGAGCGCGCCTCTTCCTGACGCTGCTGCAAAGCCTGGGGGTCACCCGGAGCGAACTTCTGGAGCGCAGCAACTCCTCGGACTTTCTGGCCAACGCGGACCGCACCACCGGGCACGCCACCGTGCTGTTCTCGAAGGGAACGGCCGTTCCCGCGGCGGAATGA
- a CDS encoding DUF3160 domain-containing protein, with translation MKRKWLAIALCTACAALLFSAPPVLAQGTKQYVVTALLAPVFENLKTAKPAPKGGWKNIPADMEVAAMLAYGDLVEGRPASKKGWLALTGPEGELGVAEASALTSMPQYEAVDAKSFQVLEDVVPHLLPGKRPVSEFHDFSLPRGAVVTVEGRAKDASGAAWLLCTFGTDYLSGQDEHAGIAGSDRRAGWLPESALIDLAASAPDLSKVEEDKLSYKDDAEREGLLKNGFYVDPRPVLQKSLNEDDLVDAYNAIDPLTPRFIAADLPLHAFHLYFDRMLQKVEEKVLTGRTFELLAAINEAMKALPQDLESSELGRDAASKVVDYLALAMHLLTNGGSEIHDGLKPLAEGIMEGRGMGQNPFTEMPQDFTLFAPRGHYTLNDDLKVYFRTTYLLGTPFPLDTESGAAATMLLCHILSVPEVQEKWRTLYDPIRYLVGSSNVNTADDLSAALKPFAFGDLRNPDKVREIMEALDKAGKQSAVQKLPGKKFAILPRRITFDAMVFDALTHPATGTLENRRGLPDPLDVMAVLGSPRAREEVAQYERFENYSRNLEGLRGRWPEYRGSADGDNVYTSWLDALGAYSTSEGSEQFFFRSPAWSYKKLTTAEASMAELKHDTILYAEQSGAEMGSGEDGWEAGAFAQPLPRGYVEPEPKLYRALAESARRTLKFLTPMFPEEHEFYRDKFTQFAEEMETLAGIADRALEDAMTPSDFLAIRDLRLPSVLPEDIYEVFGEEAQNQLRMALVADVATDASAGLALFMGVGTPRRLSVYVNDRSGGFRVTEGYMFSYYTFTQPLEKGRMDDDQWKAIVYDEKKQDELKQYLPAWHSKLHE, from the coding sequence ATGAAAAGGAAGTGGCTCGCAATCGCACTGTGCACCGCTTGCGCCGCGTTGTTGTTTTCGGCGCCGCCCGTGCTGGCTCAGGGCACGAAGCAGTACGTCGTCACGGCGCTCCTGGCCCCGGTCTTCGAGAACCTGAAAACCGCCAAGCCCGCGCCCAAGGGAGGATGGAAGAACATACCGGCGGACATGGAGGTGGCGGCCATGCTGGCCTACGGCGACCTCGTGGAGGGGCGCCCCGCCTCGAAGAAGGGGTGGCTGGCCCTGACGGGGCCCGAGGGGGAGCTGGGCGTCGCGGAGGCCTCCGCGCTGACGTCCATGCCCCAATACGAAGCGGTGGACGCAAAGTCCTTCCAGGTCCTGGAGGACGTCGTTCCCCATCTTCTGCCGGGCAAGCGCCCCGTGTCGGAGTTCCACGACTTCTCCCTTCCGCGCGGGGCCGTGGTCACGGTGGAGGGGCGCGCGAAGGACGCCTCCGGGGCGGCCTGGCTGCTCTGCACCTTCGGCACGGATTATCTCTCGGGCCAGGATGAGCATGCCGGCATTGCGGGCTCCGACCGGCGCGCCGGATGGCTGCCCGAGTCCGCCCTCATCGACCTGGCGGCCAGCGCCCCGGACCTCTCGAAGGTCGAGGAGGACAAGCTCTCCTACAAAGACGACGCCGAGCGCGAGGGCCTGCTGAAAAACGGCTTCTACGTCGACCCCCGGCCCGTCCTGCAGAAATCGCTGAACGAGGACGACCTGGTGGACGCCTACAACGCGATCGATCCACTGACGCCCCGGTTCATCGCCGCGGACCTGCCGCTCCACGCGTTCCACCTCTACTTCGACCGGATGCTCCAGAAGGTGGAGGAGAAGGTCCTGACGGGGCGGACCTTCGAACTGCTCGCGGCCATCAACGAGGCCATGAAGGCCCTGCCGCAGGACCTGGAGTCCTCGGAGCTGGGCCGCGACGCCGCCTCCAAGGTCGTCGACTACCTCGCCCTGGCCATGCACCTGCTGACGAACGGGGGCTCCGAGATCCACGACGGGCTCAAGCCCCTGGCCGAGGGGATCATGGAGGGGCGGGGCATGGGCCAGAACCCCTTCACGGAGATGCCGCAGGACTTCACGCTCTTCGCCCCGCGGGGGCACTACACGCTGAACGACGACCTCAAGGTCTACTTCCGCACCACCTATCTCCTGGGAACGCCCTTCCCGCTGGACACGGAGAGCGGCGCCGCGGCCACGATGCTGCTGTGCCACATCCTCTCCGTCCCCGAGGTGCAGGAGAAATGGCGCACGCTCTACGACCCCATCCGCTATCTGGTGGGCAGCTCCAACGTCAACACGGCCGACGACCTTTCCGCGGCGCTCAAGCCGTTCGCGTTCGGGGACCTGAGGAACCCGGACAAGGTCAGGGAGATCATGGAGGCCCTCGACAAGGCGGGCAAACAAAGCGCCGTCCAGAAGCTGCCCGGCAAGAAGTTCGCCATCCTCCCGCGACGGATCACCTTCGACGCGATGGTCTTCGACGCGCTCACCCATCCCGCGACGGGCACGCTGGAGAACCGGCGCGGCCTTCCCGACCCGCTGGACGTCATGGCGGTGCTGGGCTCGCCCAGAGCCCGGGAGGAGGTCGCGCAGTACGAGAGGTTCGAGAATTACTCCAGAAATCTGGAGGGCCTCCGGGGCCGCTGGCCGGAGTATCGGGGCTCCGCCGACGGGGACAACGTCTACACCTCCTGGCTCGACGCCCTCGGGGCCTACAGCACGTCCGAGGGTTCGGAACAGTTCTTCTTCCGCTCCCCCGCGTGGAGCTACAAGAAGCTGACGACGGCGGAGGCCTCCATGGCCGAGCTGAAGCACGACACCATCCTCTACGCCGAGCAGAGCGGGGCGGAGATGGGCAGCGGCGAGGACGGATGGGAGGCCGGAGCCTTCGCCCAGCCCCTGCCGCGCGGCTATGTGGAGCCCGAGCCCAAGCTCTACCGCGCCCTGGCGGAGAGCGCGCGCAGGACCCTGAAGTTTCTGACCCCCATGTTCCCCGAGGAGCACGAGTTCTACCGCGACAAGTTCACTCAGTTTGCGGAGGAGATGGAGACCCTGGCCGGCATCGCGGACCGCGCCCTCGAGGACGCGATGACGCCGTCGGACTTCCTGGCCATCCGCGACCTTCGCCTGCCCTCCGTCCTTCCCGAGGACATCTACGAGGTGTTCGGCGAGGAGGCGCAGAATCAGCTGAGGATGGCGCTGGTCGCCGACGTGGCGACGGACGCCTCGGCCGGGCTGGCCCTCTTCATGGGGGTCGGCACGCCGCGCAGGCTCAGCGTCTACGTCAACGACCGCTCCGGCGGCTTCCGGGTGACGGAGGGGTACATGTTCTCCTACTACACCTTCACCCAGCCCCTGGAGAAGGGGCGCATGGACGACGACCAGTGGAAGGCGATCGTCTACGACGAGAAGAAGCAGGACGAGCTGAAGCAATACCTGCCCGCCTGGCACTCCAAGCTGCACGAGTAG
- a CDS encoding DUF134 domain-containing protein, producing the protein MPRPLKRRCVSAMPCCVRFVPMPEAGAGGGSEPVVLSVDEFEALRLIDLEGLNQEECARRMEVARTTVQAIYDRAREKVADFLVNARELRIAGGAYRLSGELGRGGPERHRCGCRWRKSPPPLD; encoded by the coding sequence ATGCCCCGCCCGCTGAAACGGCGTTGCGTCTCTGCCATGCCGTGCTGTGTGCGGTTCGTTCCGATGCCCGAGGCGGGAGCGGGCGGAGGGTCGGAGCCCGTGGTTCTTTCGGTCGACGAGTTCGAGGCCCTGCGCCTCATCGATCTGGAGGGACTGAACCAGGAGGAGTGTGCGAGGCGCATGGAGGTCGCCCGGACGACGGTGCAGGCCATCTACGACCGGGCGCGCGAAAAGGTGGCGGATTTTCTGGTCAACGCCAGGGAACTGCGGATTGCGGGCGGGGCCTACCGCCTCTCCGGCGAGCTCGGCAGGGGAGGCCCGGAGCGGCACCGATGCGGCTGTCGGTGGCGTAAGTCCCCTCCCCCGTTGGACTGA
- a CDS encoding extracellular solute-binding protein — protein sequence MPSARTGKGIVLLSLVCLAAGIGGLLLRGWPSAARDPVVLTMWHNPTGHQSDALSEAVDRFNRSVGREKGIAVIVTTIAKSEILHEKLTSIALGDPGAPQAPDIVVAYPKSVAPLVARGALVAFDDYFSSKELAAYVPSFVEAGRLADGGLYVFPIGRSTEGLIVNRTFWDRFSHETGTPLTELATFEGIVRTAERYYRWTDARTPEVKGDGSAFFMVDNPFNLVQAVFAQMGEALFVDGGLNVRSPVYERVWKLLFEPAVRGHEAVYKGYGTDLAKTGALLCWTSSTAGITFMPKRVVYADNTSEPVEFELLPFPVMEGGSKVAMQRAGGFCLFRSTPARQAAAVEFLKWLTGPEENLRYVRGTGYLPVTLSAIERARETWGEGAEGIQKSYIETIGIMNRDYRFLPQSPVENYGELEIRYEGRMRRIATEARKRYRELLPMGPEEAWRAATEGAYERFLE from the coding sequence GTGCCGTCCGCGCGGACAGGAAAGGGAATCGTGCTTCTCTCGCTCGTATGCCTCGCTGCCGGAATTGGGGGACTGCTGCTCCGAGGATGGCCTTCCGCGGCTCGGGACCCCGTCGTCCTCACGATGTGGCACAATCCCACCGGGCACCAGAGCGACGCGCTCTCCGAGGCGGTAGATCGCTTCAATCGTTCCGTGGGGCGGGAGAAGGGGATCGCCGTCATAGTCACGACCATCGCCAAGTCGGAGATCCTGCACGAGAAGCTGACCTCCATCGCGCTCGGGGACCCCGGCGCTCCGCAGGCCCCGGACATCGTCGTCGCCTACCCGAAATCCGTGGCCCCGCTCGTCGCCAGGGGGGCATTGGTCGCCTTCGACGATTATTTCTCCTCCAAGGAGCTGGCCGCCTACGTGCCCTCGTTCGTCGAGGCGGGAAGGCTCGCCGACGGGGGGCTGTACGTGTTCCCCATCGGCCGGTCCACAGAGGGGCTGATCGTCAACAGGACGTTCTGGGACCGCTTTTCCCACGAGACGGGAACGCCCCTGACGGAGCTCGCGACCTTCGAGGGGATCGTCCGAACCGCCGAGAGGTACTACCGGTGGACCGACGCCAGAACCCCGGAGGTGAAGGGGGACGGGAGTGCGTTCTTTATGGTGGACAATCCCTTCAACCTGGTGCAGGCGGTCTTCGCCCAGATGGGCGAGGCTCTGTTCGTGGATGGAGGGCTGAACGTGAGGTCTCCCGTCTACGAAAGGGTCTGGAAGCTCCTGTTCGAGCCGGCGGTGAGGGGGCACGAGGCCGTCTACAAGGGCTACGGCACGGACCTGGCCAAGACGGGTGCTCTGCTGTGCTGGACCAGCTCCACCGCGGGCATCACCTTCATGCCGAAGCGCGTGGTCTACGCCGACAACACCTCCGAACCCGTGGAGTTCGAGCTGCTCCCGTTCCCCGTGATGGAGGGGGGGAGCAAGGTCGCAATGCAGCGGGCCGGGGGCTTCTGCCTCTTCCGTTCGACGCCCGCCAGGCAGGCCGCCGCGGTCGAATTTCTGAAGTGGCTGACCGGCCCGGAGGAGAACCTGCGCTACGTCCGGGGCACCGGCTACCTGCCCGTGACCCTGAGTGCGATCGAGAGGGCCCGGGAGACCTGGGGGGAGGGTGCCGAGGGCATCCAGAAGAGCTACATCGAGACGATCGGGATCATGAACCGCGACTACCGTTTTCTGCCCCAGAGCCCCGTCGAAAATTACGGGGAGCTCGAAATCCGTTACGAGGGGCGGATGAGGAGGATCGCCACCGAGGCGCGCAAGCGGTATCGGGAGCTTCTGCCGATGGGGCCGGAGGAGGCCTGGCGTGCCGCTACGGAAGGAGCCTACGAGAGATTTCTTGAGTAA